A region from the Syntrophorhabdaceae bacterium genome encodes:
- a CDS encoding DNA/RNA non-specific endonuclease, producing the protein MFSKAKYIPLIFVLLVFSAAFVFAGPLEDCKEYAKLGVPGYDGKFLCRTGHLLSHSPEYKTPFWVIEHLTAEKASAKEFERDKFRPDPDLQKGERAELADYKGSGYDRGHMAPAADMKWDQQAMIECFYLSNMVPQNPPMNQIIWRILEENVRNWAIDRGELYIFTGPIYEGRTKKTIGKNKVAVPTHLYKIIYDPKKNEAIAFIMPNVKLNTEDMPTYIVTIREIEEKTGLDFLSELEKGLQDTIETAKAKDLWQ; encoded by the coding sequence ATGTTCAGTAAAGCCAAATATATTCCGCTAATATTCGTTTTACTTGTTTTCAGTGCGGCGTTCGTCTTCGCCGGGCCGCTTGAAGACTGCAAAGAGTATGCAAAGCTCGGCGTGCCGGGCTATGATGGCAAATTCCTTTGCAGGACTGGGCACCTGTTATCTCATAGCCCAGAATACAAGACACCATTTTGGGTTATAGAACATCTCACTGCCGAGAAAGCAAGCGCTAAGGAATTTGAAAGAGATAAGTTTAGGCCAGATCCTGATCTGCAAAAAGGAGAGCGGGCAGAGCTTGCAGACTATAAAGGCAGTGGCTATGACAGGGGACATATGGCTCCGGCGGCTGATATGAAGTGGGACCAGCAGGCAATGATAGAGTGCTTCTACCTCTCAAACATGGTTCCCCAGAATCCTCCCATGAACCAGATTATCTGGAGAATCCTCGAAGAAAACGTTCGTAATTGGGCGATTGACAGGGGCGAACTCTACATCTTCACCGGCCCCATTTATGAAGGCAGAACAAAAAAGACAATCGGAAAAAACAAGGTGGCAGTGCCAACCCATCTTTACAAGATCATCTATGACCCGAAGAAAAATGAGGCAATCGCCTTCATCATGCCCAACGTAAAGCTGAACACCGAAGATATGCCAACATACATAGTGACCATCAGGGAGATTGAGGAAAAGACAGGGCTTGATTTTCTCTCAGAGCTTGAAAAAGGTCTCCAGGATACCATAGAAACCGCTAAGGCAAAGGATCTTTGGCAATAA